A DNA window from Alicyclobacillus vulcanalis contains the following coding sequences:
- a CDS encoding cob(I)yrinic acid a,c-diamide adenosyltransferase: MRLYTRGGDRGTTALIGGERRPKGDRRIEAYGAVDEACAALGLATSLMQADDLRDLRDLSLWLQQRLWDVGADLAAPPSATDYQPKVHASWVDEIEPLIDKYQEEGPPLTQFVLRQGSPAGAALHLACTVVRRAEREAWRLAAEEPVPEPALRFLNRLSDLLFVMARAANARANAAEIAYENSPVVFRDPDRK; this comes from the coding sequence ATGAGACTTTATACGCGCGGCGGCGATCGCGGCACCACCGCCCTCATCGGCGGGGAGCGGCGTCCCAAGGGCGACCGGCGGATTGAGGCGTATGGTGCCGTCGACGAGGCGTGCGCAGCGCTCGGCCTCGCCACGAGCCTCATGCAGGCGGATGATCTCCGCGATCTGCGGGATCTCAGCCTCTGGCTCCAGCAGCGGCTGTGGGACGTGGGCGCCGATCTGGCCGCTCCGCCCTCCGCGACGGACTACCAGCCCAAAGTGCACGCGTCGTGGGTCGACGAGATCGAGCCTCTGATCGACAAGTATCAGGAGGAAGGGCCACCGCTGACGCAGTTCGTGCTCCGCCAAGGAAGTCCAGCCGGGGCCGCCCTCCATCTCGCCTGCACGGTGGTTCGCCGCGCCGAGCGCGAGGCTTGGCGGCTCGCCGCCGAAGAGCCCGTCCCGGAGCCCGCGCTGCGCTTTTTAAACCGATTGTCCGACTTGCTGTTTGTCATGGCTCGGGCGGCCAATGCCCGCGCGAACGCCGCTGAAATTGCCTATGAGAATAGTCCAGTGGTGTTTCGCGATCCCGACCGCAAGTGA
- a CDS encoding 7-carboxy-7-deazaguanine synthase QueE, whose translation MSFARAPWEAAYEEAKRGDPGAITLPMVEIFETVEGEGTKAGLPTTFVRVFHCNLRCTWCDTPYSYAPERPAFEASLKQIAERVESFGWANVCLTGGEPLIHRHKSQLLIDTLAGIAGVEDVHIETNGAIDVRPFVQYRDASARLRQVVRFIVDYKLPGSGEEHRMVPDHLSALSERDEVKFVIADDRDFARALEVLQAHPTRATVLFSPVWETMPPRDLVSLMLKHRLRGVKLNLQLHKVIWDPSARGV comes from the coding sequence GTGAGTTTCGCTCGCGCGCCGTGGGAAGCGGCCTACGAGGAAGCCAAGCGGGGCGATCCCGGCGCCATCACGCTCCCGATGGTCGAGATCTTCGAGACCGTCGAAGGCGAGGGCACGAAAGCGGGCTTGCCGACGACGTTCGTGCGCGTGTTCCATTGCAACCTGCGCTGCACGTGGTGTGATACGCCCTACAGTTACGCGCCCGAACGCCCGGCCTTTGAAGCGAGCCTGAAACAGATCGCCGAGCGGGTGGAATCGTTTGGCTGGGCGAACGTGTGCCTGACGGGCGGAGAGCCGCTCATCCACCGCCACAAGTCGCAGTTGCTCATTGACACGCTCGCCGGGATCGCAGGCGTGGAAGACGTGCACATCGAGACCAATGGCGCCATTGACGTGCGGCCGTTCGTCCAATACCGCGACGCATCGGCGCGTCTTCGACAGGTGGTGCGGTTTATTGTCGACTACAAGCTCCCCGGAAGCGGCGAGGAACACCGCATGGTCCCGGATCACCTGTCGGCGCTGTCGGAGCGAGACGAGGTCAAATTTGTGATTGCGGACGATCGCGACTTTGCCCGCGCGCTCGAGGTCCTTCAGGCGCACCCCACGCGGGCGACCGTTTTATTCAGCCCGGTCTGGGAGACCATGCCGCCCCGGGATCTCGTGTCGCTCATGCTCAAACACCGGCTGCGCGGCGTGAAGTTGAACCTGCAGCTTCACAAGGTCATCTGGGATCCCAGCGCGCGCGGCGTGTAG
- the queD gene encoding 6-carboxytetrahydropterin synthase QueD: MSAYKIPSRLQELGSDIQRSQLKYHDRRVAVTKEFTFDAAHHLHAYDGKCANLHGHTYRVVMTVSGRVNDIGIVVDFGDLKRLFEDVIKKRLDHQYLNEVLPPMNTTAENMIVWMWEELERALTDMGEERDVRLERLELYETPTSRASLERAWMS, from the coding sequence GTGAGCGCGTATAAGATTCCGAGCCGTCTGCAGGAGCTCGGTTCCGACATCCAACGTTCTCAGCTGAAATATCACGACCGCCGGGTCGCCGTGACCAAGGAGTTCACGTTTGACGCGGCCCACCATCTTCACGCCTACGACGGAAAGTGCGCCAACCTTCACGGTCACACCTATCGCGTTGTGATGACCGTGAGCGGGCGCGTGAACGATATCGGGATCGTCGTGGACTTCGGCGATTTGAAGCGACTTTTTGAAGACGTCATCAAAAAGCGCCTGGACCATCAATATCTGAACGAGGTCCTGCCTCCCATGAATACCACGGCGGAAAACATGATTGTCTGGATGTGGGAAGAGCTCGAGCGCGCGCTGACGGACATGGGTGAGGAGCGCGACGTGAGGCTGGAGCGGCTCGAATTGTACGAGACGCCGACGAGCCGGGCGTCTTTGGAACGGGCGTGGATGTCGTGA
- a CDS encoding winged helix-turn-helix transcriptional regulator, protein MGDHEQICPRFEWAFALLGKRWTGLIIRVLLEGPKRFKDISDMIPNMSDRMLAERFKELERAGLVVRRVYAETPVRIVYELTPKGEALRPVMEAVQKWGDEWVTDSDCDEYQRRYKCSRDRAL, encoded by the coding sequence ATGGGCGACCATGAGCAGATTTGCCCCCGCTTCGAATGGGCGTTTGCGTTGCTCGGCAAGCGCTGGACCGGGCTCATCATTCGCGTGCTGCTTGAGGGTCCGAAGCGCTTTAAGGATATCTCGGATATGATTCCCAACATGAGTGATCGCATGTTGGCGGAACGATTCAAGGAGCTCGAGCGAGCAGGACTGGTCGTTCGGCGGGTGTACGCAGAGACGCCCGTTCGGATTGTGTACGAGTTGACGCCAAAGGGCGAGGCGCTGCGCCCGGTGATGGAAGCGGTGCAAAAGTGGGGCGACGAATGGGTGACCGACTCGGACTGCGACGAGTACCAGCGCCGGTACAAGTGTTCTCGAGATCGGGCGCTATAG
- a CDS encoding ABC transporter substrate-binding protein — MLKDLWLKGSAVTAALVLATAATGCGSESPAHNNSLTSPQSAASTVSYPMTVKDDMGDTVTLKHQPMHIVSGSEGTDEILVSLVPKSRIALVTTLASNPEYSNVVSQVKGIPAWSGDDPEQALAVHPDLVLEAGYVNQKVLDQLHQAGVPLYSFSLNDFDSIFDIERNILTVGRLVGEPAKANAVVSNMKQQLAQIERAVQGQPRPTVLDYGSYGYAAGRDTTVDDIIRDAGGVNVAHSLSGWQKITDEQIVKWNPSVIIDSSDDAAFLKKLASDPALQSVAAVREHHLYAINSADLSSVSQYVVRAVYDVAKVLHPSAHLQAPKVVS; from the coding sequence GTGTTGAAAGACTTGTGGTTGAAAGGAAGCGCGGTCACGGCGGCTCTCGTCCTCGCCACCGCCGCCACAGGCTGTGGCTCCGAGAGCCCAGCCCACAACAACAGCCTCACGTCGCCGCAGAGCGCCGCATCCACGGTCTCGTATCCCATGACCGTGAAGGACGACATGGGCGACACCGTCACCCTGAAACACCAGCCCATGCACATTGTGTCGGGTTCGGAGGGCACCGACGAGATCTTGGTGTCGCTCGTGCCGAAGTCGCGCATCGCCCTCGTGACGACGCTTGCGTCGAACCCCGAATACTCGAACGTCGTCAGCCAGGTCAAGGGCATTCCCGCTTGGAGCGGCGATGATCCCGAGCAGGCGCTGGCCGTCCATCCGGACTTGGTCCTCGAGGCGGGGTACGTCAATCAGAAGGTGCTCGATCAGCTCCATCAGGCGGGCGTTCCGCTTTACTCGTTCAGCCTCAACGATTTTGACTCCATCTTCGACATCGAGCGCAATATCCTCACCGTCGGCCGACTCGTCGGCGAACCCGCGAAGGCCAACGCGGTCGTCTCCAACATGAAGCAGCAGCTTGCGCAAATCGAGCGCGCTGTGCAAGGCCAACCTCGGCCCACGGTGCTCGACTACGGTTCCTACGGATACGCCGCAGGCCGCGACACGACGGTCGACGACATCATCCGCGACGCCGGCGGTGTGAATGTCGCGCATAGCCTCAGCGGCTGGCAGAAGATCACCGACGAGCAGATCGTCAAGTGGAACCCAAGCGTCATCATCGACTCCTCGGACGACGCCGCCTTCCTGAAGAAGCTCGCGTCGGATCCGGCGCTCCAATCGGTTGCTGCCGTGCGGGAGCACCACCTCTACGCCATCAACAGCGCGGATCTTTCCTCTGTATCGCAATACGTCGTCCGCGCCGTCTACGACGTCGCCAAGGTCCTGCACCCGTCCGCGCACCTGCAAGCGCCCAAGGTGGTTTCATGA
- the cobT gene encoding nicotinate-nucleotide--dimethylbenzimidazole phosphoribosyltransferase: MAFSDLHLPSPRPVHASWRERLQARLDALAKPVGSLGSLEPVLCDIAAIQATEHPAIRRPFFLLFAADHGVARNRPISRYGQHVTEEMVQHIASGRSVSTVVARSFGVPWRVYDVGMVTSPSHPDVRRTKVAAGTQDFTRGPAMTADECAQALGVGMQAVKDAASEGADLLVFGEMGIGNTTPASALSAWLLGVDVDLVVGTGTGIREQALAEKRFVVRTALAVWREREAAHPAGDERWVAGLAQLGGFELAAISGAILQAASLGVPVLLDGVLTGACALWAERVRPGVRDYLVAGHLSPEPAHALLLGELRKRPLLDLGLRVGEGSGALMAWPILRAGLAVLEGTATFSERARSGRDLP; this comes from the coding sequence TTGGCCTTCTCGGACTTGCATCTGCCATCTCCCCGTCCCGTTCACGCGTCTTGGCGGGAGCGGCTTCAGGCGCGCCTCGACGCGCTCGCGAAACCTGTCGGCAGCCTCGGATCGCTCGAACCTGTCCTCTGTGACATCGCCGCCATCCAGGCCACCGAGCACCCGGCCATCCGGCGCCCCTTCTTTTTGCTCTTTGCCGCCGATCACGGCGTTGCCAGGAACCGCCCCATCTCCCGCTACGGGCAGCACGTCACCGAGGAGATGGTCCAACACATCGCTTCGGGCCGAAGTGTCTCGACCGTCGTGGCGAGATCGTTCGGCGTCCCATGGCGCGTGTACGACGTGGGGATGGTGACATCGCCCAGCCATCCAGATGTTCGGCGCACCAAGGTGGCGGCCGGAACGCAGGATTTCACCCGGGGACCTGCGATGACCGCCGACGAATGCGCGCAGGCCCTCGGCGTCGGGATGCAGGCGGTGAAGGATGCGGCGAGCGAGGGGGCAGATCTGCTCGTCTTTGGCGAAATGGGCATTGGCAACACGACGCCTGCAAGTGCACTTTCCGCGTGGCTGCTCGGCGTCGACGTGGACCTCGTGGTGGGCACGGGGACCGGCATTCGCGAGCAGGCGCTCGCCGAGAAGCGATTCGTGGTGCGGACGGCGCTGGCTGTGTGGCGGGAGCGCGAAGCCGCCCATCCGGCAGGCGACGAGCGGTGGGTGGCCGGGCTCGCCCAGCTCGGCGGGTTTGAACTGGCGGCGATAAGCGGCGCCATCCTGCAAGCCGCGTCGCTCGGGGTGCCGGTCCTCTTAGACGGCGTGTTGACCGGCGCCTGTGCGCTGTGGGCCGAACGGGTCAGGCCCGGCGTGCGCGACTACCTCGTGGCGGGACACTTGTCGCCAGAACCCGCCCACGCCCTCTTGCTCGGCGAACTGCGCAAGCGCCCCTTGCTCGATCTCGGCCTTCGCGTCGGGGAGGGATCTGGAGCCCTCATGGCCTGGCCCATCCTGCGGGCCGGGCTCGCCGTCCTCGAAGGCACAGCGACATTTTCGGAACGCGCTCGATCTGGGAGGGATTTGCCATGA